The Microbacterium schleiferi genome contains the following window.
GGGCTCGCCCGTCGAGTTGCTGCGCAACTCCCAGATCGGCTCGTACATCTACCCGGTCGTCCCCGCCGACTTCACCAACTGGATCAAGGAGCAGAAGGCGTGGCGTGACACCGCCGTGCTCTACGACCAGTCGCACCACATGGACAACGTGTTCCTGAAGGGCTCGGATGCCATCAAGCTGATCTCCGACACCGCGATCAACTCGGTCGCGAAATTCCCCGTCAACAAGGCCAAGCAGTACGTCCCCACGACCGCGTCGGGCCACGTGATCGGCGACGGCATCCTCTTCCGCGAGGCCGAGGACGAGTACGTGTACGTCGGTCGCGCCCCCGCGTCGAACTGGCTCATGTTCCACGGCGAGACCGGCGGCTACGCGAACCTCGATGTCGAGGTCGACCGTCGCTCGAACTCGCGCCCCTACGGTGACGCGGTCGCACGCAAGTACTACCGCTTCCAGATCCAGGGCCCCAACGCCTGGGCCGTGATCGAGAAGCTCAACGGCGGTCCGCTCGAGAAGCTCGGCTTCTTCAACATGTCGGAGATGAAGATCGGCGGCATGAACGTCCGCACTCTCCGTCACGGTATGGCCGGCGCCCCGGGCCTCGAGATCTGGGGACCCTACGCCGATCACCACAAGATCCGCGACATCATCGTCGAGGCCGGCGCCGAGTTCGGGCTGCTGCCCGTGGGCTCGCGCGCCTACCCGTCGAACACGCTCGAGTCGGGCTGGATCCCCTCGCCGCTTCCCGCCATCTACACCGGCGCCGAAGAGCAGGCGTACCGCAACTGGCTGCCGGCGAACTCGTACGAGGCCACCGGCACCCTAGCCGGATCCTTCGTGTCCGAGAACATCGAGGACTACTACCTGACCCCCTGGGAGCTGGGCTACGGCTCGTTCGTGAAGTTCGACCATGACTTCATCGGTCGCGACGCGCTCGAGAAGATGGACCCCGCCGCGCAGCGCAAGAAGGTCACCCTCGCGTGGAACGCCGACGACCTCGGCAAGGTCTGGACGTCGCTGCTGAACGTCGACGGCCCGAACTACAAGTTCTTCGACCTGCCGCTGGCCAACTACGGCTCGGCCAACTACGACGCCGTCGTGGATGCCGATGGCACGGTCGTCGGCTACTCGATGTTCACCGGC
Protein-coding sequences here:
- the ligM gene encoding vanillate/3-O-methylgallate O-demethylase, which codes for MAPQNLQQVIDAAGSPVELLRNSQIGSYIYPVVPADFTNWIKEQKAWRDTAVLYDQSHHMDNVFLKGSDAIKLISDTAINSVAKFPVNKAKQYVPTTASGHVIGDGILFREAEDEYVYVGRAPASNWLMFHGETGGYANLDVEVDRRSNSRPYGDAVARKYYRFQIQGPNAWAVIEKLNGGPLEKLGFFNMSEMKIGGMNVRTLRHGMAGAPGLEIWGPYADHHKIRDIIVEAGAEFGLLPVGSRAYPSNTLESGWIPSPLPAIYTGAEEQAYRNWLPANSYEATGTLAGSFVSENIEDYYLTPWELGYGSFVKFDHDFIGRDALEKMDPAAQRKKVTLAWNADDLGKVWTSLLNVDGPNYKFFDLPLANYGSANYDAVVDADGTVVGYSMFTGYSSNERRGLSLATVSPDVPEGTELRVVWGEPNGGSKKASVEPHEQTDVRVVVSPVPYSTVARQTYQGGWRTGYQND